One Rhodococcus sp. P1Y DNA window includes the following coding sequences:
- a CDS encoding RNA polymerase sigma factor codes for MSESELIAACRLGDHRAFADLVGRYRTNAWHVCLQITGNTHDAEDAFQDTVTAAWQNLHRFRGEARFNTWLHRIAVNAALALVRRRKPTSSLDDDTTDEPGIDLGHDQPRIDDRLVTASLVHQALNELPEDFRVAIVLAEFADLPYADIAEHQGVSVATVKTRIHRARKQLAVLLGPRTDLH; via the coding sequence ATGAGCGAGTCAGAGCTGATCGCGGCATGCCGTCTCGGTGATCACCGTGCATTCGCCGACCTCGTCGGCCGGTACCGCACCAATGCGTGGCATGTCTGCCTGCAGATCACCGGCAACACCCACGATGCCGAAGACGCCTTCCAGGACACCGTCACTGCCGCCTGGCAGAATCTGCACAGGTTTCGCGGCGAGGCGCGCTTCAACACCTGGCTGCACCGCATCGCCGTCAATGCCGCCCTCGCTCTCGTACGCCGCCGCAAGCCGACCTCGAGCCTCGACGACGACACCACCGACGAGCCGGGCATCGACCTCGGCCACGACCAGCCTCGAATCGACGACCGTCTCGTCACCGCATCGCTCGTTCACCAAGCTTTGAACGAGCTGCCCGAGGACTTCCGCGTCGCGATCGTGCTCGCCGAATTCGCCGATCTGCCTTACGCCGACATCGCCGAGCATCAAGGTGTGTCGGTGGCGACGGTCAAGACCCGCATCCACCGTGCGCGCAAACAGCTCGCCGTCCTGCTCGGTCCCCGTACCGACCTCCACTGA
- a CDS encoding helicase-associated domain-containing protein, which yields MTETAAPPDLATWLKSRSDTELVGTLTLRPDLTVPPPSTIDVLAGRAEQRASILRSADTLDTLALTILELLSIEGAHEMPVTRAQLDSAVDKRASVKAVDRALVALRERALVWGTKSLRMTPAARDAVPWRIGRILDAGESLTPDQVTAALAGIADSERGLLDTLARSSPTGRTRDAAPGTSPDRPVQKLLRAGLLTWLDEQTVELPAQVGQALRGEPISDPTSLTPPKPSTTKLTVADVNSAAAGEALELIRHCTAIIDALSAAPAPALKAGGLGVREIKRITKAAGLDEHRVSLLVELLAAASLIASGTPDPLPANDSGDDYWGPTAAVESWATATPAARWLAIASAWLDLQRAPWLIGMRDSNDKPVAALSEEVRSPAAPRDRRTILDYLAELGSGVATTPVDVSRGLGWRRPRSSARFALRPTSKMLDEATALGIVGRGALSTPGRTLLHGGDAEGAMRTALPAPIDYVLLQADLTLVAPGPLEPDLQDRIALVADVESAGAATVYRVTEDSLRRALDVGMTATELHSLFVTHSRTPVPQGLSYLIDDVARRHGRLRAGVAASFVRCEDPALLAEVLSSAAAEHLALRALAPTVAISQAPLNEVMNVLGAAGFAPAGEDANGTIVDLRSRGARVPLRRTRANYRNPAVPTDEQLGRLVTELRAGDRASTAGGQAVRSDGTRATGTATLALLQTAVKVRRSVTIGYVDAQGTASQRVVDPVGMGSGQLEAFDPATGEIRRFTLHRITSVALVD from the coding sequence ATGACCGAAACAGCAGCGCCACCGGACCTCGCGACGTGGCTGAAGTCGCGTAGCGATACCGAACTCGTCGGCACCCTCACGCTGCGTCCGGACCTGACCGTCCCACCACCGTCGACCATCGATGTGCTGGCTGGACGGGCCGAGCAGCGTGCATCCATCCTCCGAAGTGCGGACACACTCGACACCCTGGCTCTGACGATTCTCGAGCTTCTGTCGATCGAAGGCGCTCACGAGATGCCGGTGACACGCGCGCAACTCGATTCCGCCGTCGACAAGCGCGCAAGCGTCAAAGCCGTGGACCGCGCGCTCGTCGCGCTGCGGGAACGCGCGCTCGTGTGGGGAACGAAGTCGCTGCGGATGACACCCGCGGCTCGCGACGCCGTTCCGTGGCGAATCGGCCGAATTCTCGACGCAGGCGAATCGCTCACTCCGGATCAAGTCACCGCGGCCCTCGCAGGCATCGCCGACAGCGAACGCGGGTTGCTCGACACTCTTGCGCGCTCGTCCCCCACTGGCCGTACCCGCGATGCGGCACCGGGGACCTCTCCCGATCGGCCCGTTCAGAAACTCCTTCGTGCCGGTCTGCTCACCTGGCTCGACGAGCAGACCGTCGAACTCCCCGCGCAGGTCGGCCAAGCACTGCGCGGCGAACCGATTTCGGACCCGACATCGCTGACACCGCCGAAACCGTCGACCACCAAACTCACGGTTGCCGACGTCAATTCGGCGGCTGCCGGTGAAGCGCTCGAGCTGATCCGTCATTGCACAGCGATCATCGACGCACTGTCGGCCGCGCCTGCTCCTGCGCTCAAAGCCGGGGGCCTCGGCGTGCGCGAGATCAAACGGATCACCAAAGCGGCAGGACTCGACGAGCACCGAGTGAGCCTGCTCGTCGAACTCCTCGCCGCAGCGTCGTTGATCGCGAGCGGCACTCCCGACCCGCTGCCCGCCAACGATTCCGGAGACGACTACTGGGGCCCGACGGCAGCCGTCGAATCGTGGGCCACGGCCACTCCTGCCGCTCGGTGGCTCGCCATCGCGTCGGCATGGCTCGACCTTCAACGCGCACCCTGGCTCATCGGAATGCGTGATTCGAACGACAAGCCTGTCGCAGCGTTGTCGGAGGAAGTGCGCTCGCCCGCTGCACCGCGTGACCGCCGCACCATCCTCGACTATTTGGCCGAACTCGGATCGGGCGTCGCGACGACACCCGTCGACGTCTCCCGCGGTCTCGGATGGCGACGGCCGCGCTCGTCGGCGCGTTTCGCCCTGCGCCCCACCTCGAAGATGCTCGACGAGGCCACCGCCCTCGGCATCGTCGGCCGAGGTGCCCTGTCGACACCGGGTCGAACGCTGCTGCACGGAGGTGACGCCGAGGGCGCCATGCGCACCGCGCTCCCTGCGCCGATCGACTACGTCCTCCTTCAGGCCGACCTGACATTGGTGGCACCGGGACCACTGGAACCGGACCTGCAGGATCGCATTGCACTGGTAGCCGACGTCGAATCCGCGGGCGCAGCAACGGTGTATCGCGTCACGGAAGACAGCCTGCGCCGCGCTCTCGATGTCGGCATGACCGCAACCGAACTGCACTCGTTGTTCGTCACCCATTCGCGAACGCCGGTCCCGCAGGGTCTGAGCTACCTGATCGACGACGTGGCACGACGGCACGGCCGGCTTCGCGCAGGCGTCGCAGCGTCGTTCGTCCGTTGCGAGGACCCGGCATTGCTCGCCGAGGTGCTCTCGTCGGCAGCAGCGGAGCACTTGGCTCTACGCGCCCTCGCGCCGACCGTCGCGATCTCGCAGGCCCCGCTCAACGAGGTCATGAACGTCCTCGGAGCCGCGGGATTCGCCCCAGCCGGCGAGGACGCCAACGGGACGATTGTCGACCTTCGCAGCCGAGGTGCTCGGGTTCCGCTCCGCCGCACCCGAGCCAACTACCGCAATCCTGCCGTGCCGACCGACGAACAACTGGGACGTCTGGTCACCGAACTACGTGCGGGCGATCGGGCATCGACGGCAGGCGGACAGGCCGTTCGTTCCGACGGCACAAGGGCTACCGGTACCGCCACGTTGGCACTACTGCAGACTGCGGTGAAGGTGCGCCGCAGCGTGACCATCGGCTACGTGGACGCCCAGGGAACAGCGTCGCAGCGGGTCGTGGACCCCGTCGGTATGGGCAGCGGGCAGCTGGAGGCATTCGACCCGGCCACAGGCGAGATACGTCGATTCACCCTCCACCGGATCACCTCGGTCGCGTTGGTCGACTAG
- a CDS encoding transglycosylase family protein — protein sequence MSGRHRKPTTTGRTVAKVAVTGAIMGTAGIAFTGTANAAPDSDWDRLAQCEAGGNWGINTGNGFQGGLQFSPSTWNSHGGGQYAASANQASREEQIAVAEKVLASQGWGAWPSCSSSLGLSSSPSERSVPVAPKTTPEAPKLPDLTSIPTVDGTAEVIDGITGAVQTITNDPQIATLIKNATQGIQLDPQLVDFYQANKAFLPQ from the coding sequence ATGAGCGGACGTCATCGCAAGCCGACCACCACCGGCCGCACCGTAGCAAAGGTCGCCGTGACCGGCGCGATCATGGGCACAGCGGGCATCGCCTTCACCGGCACAGCCAACGCAGCACCCGATTCCGACTGGGATCGTCTCGCTCAGTGCGAGGCAGGCGGCAACTGGGGCATCAACACCGGCAACGGATTCCAGGGCGGACTGCAGTTCTCACCCAGCACCTGGAACTCGCACGGCGGCGGACAGTACGCAGCCTCGGCCAACCAGGCCAGCCGTGAAGAGCAGATCGCAGTCGCCGAGAAGGTTCTCGCTTCGCAGGGTTGGGGCGCATGGCCGTCCTGCTCGTCCAGCCTCGGTCTGAGCAGCTCACCTTCCGAGCGCAGCGTCCCGGTGGCGCCGAAGACCACTCCCGAAGCACCGAAGCTCCCTGACCTCACCAGCATCCCGACCGTCGACGGCACCGCAGAGGTCATCGACGGCATCACCGGTGCAGTTCAGACCATCACGAACGACCCGCAGATCGCGACGCTCATCAAGAACGCGACGCAGGGAATCCAGCTCGATCCGCAGTTGGTCGACTTCTACCAGGCGAACAAGGCGTTCCTGCCTCAGTAG
- a CDS encoding GTPase, protein MTASSMPLDPVRAGLDRALHSLAALGPDLAGHANRIGAILWSPPRIVIVGRLKAGKSTLVNALIGAKIADTAALEATNVVSVYQEGAPARAEAVLLDGTRAPVRTDRGQIHGLDVAPHDIAYLHRWLPSAAIRDYTLVDTPGLATLTAENEARTRRVLIDGYDQTRTASVDADAAVFLFDGAPRADEIDFLRQLGFTPLTTLGVLSRADGFGEGALGARDPLAHAAEHATRLSSQLADTVMTVVPIAGLLAETSHTGALTEADARALHALHGIDPFDLIDLLDSDDDALVPPHMRGRLVDLLGEYGTIHGRTIAAQGAATLNDWLVTHSGVPRLQNLLASHLGVFAAVKRANRILGELDRLAYSRPEREHIRDIVDRLRSDPALHTVVLFGHLEAMLGADPASPVTHELRRLVEHRTPALKLGLSPTAGPDHVRAAAQGKLAWAHSQALVTLTAAEDAALVALIHTYGHLSR, encoded by the coding sequence ATGACTGCGTCTTCGATGCCGCTCGATCCGGTCCGAGCAGGACTCGACCGCGCCCTGCACTCCCTCGCGGCCCTCGGCCCGGATCTCGCCGGTCACGCCAACCGCATCGGCGCCATCTTGTGGTCTCCGCCGCGGATCGTCATCGTCGGCCGGCTCAAGGCCGGGAAGTCAACGTTGGTGAACGCCTTGATCGGCGCCAAGATCGCCGACACCGCCGCCCTCGAAGCCACCAATGTTGTCTCGGTGTACCAAGAAGGTGCACCAGCCCGCGCCGAGGCAGTGCTCCTCGACGGCACCCGGGCACCGGTACGCACCGACCGGGGGCAGATCCACGGCCTCGACGTCGCGCCGCACGACATCGCCTACCTACACCGGTGGTTGCCCTCCGCCGCAATCCGCGACTACACCCTCGTCGACACCCCTGGTCTTGCGACGTTGACGGCCGAGAACGAAGCTCGAACCCGTCGGGTCCTCATCGACGGATACGACCAGACCCGCACCGCGTCCGTCGATGCCGACGCCGCAGTGTTCTTGTTCGACGGGGCTCCGCGGGCGGACGAGATCGATTTCCTCCGCCAGCTCGGGTTCACCCCGTTGACGACCCTGGGAGTGCTCTCGCGCGCCGACGGCTTCGGCGAAGGTGCCCTCGGAGCCCGCGATCCGCTCGCACATGCGGCCGAGCACGCGACACGGCTGTCGTCCCAGCTCGCCGACACCGTGATGACCGTCGTTCCGATCGCAGGTCTGCTTGCCGAAACCTCGCACACCGGAGCTCTCACCGAAGCCGACGCCCGCGCGCTGCACGCCTTGCACGGAATCGATCCGTTCGATCTGATCGACCTGCTCGACTCCGACGACGACGCGCTCGTCCCTCCGCATATGCGCGGCCGTTTGGTCGACCTGCTCGGCGAATACGGCACGATCCACGGCCGGACCATTGCTGCGCAGGGCGCTGCAACGCTGAACGACTGGCTCGTCACGCATTCGGGTGTGCCAAGACTGCAGAATCTTCTTGCCTCTCATCTGGGTGTGTTCGCGGCGGTGAAACGGGCCAACCGCATCCTCGGCGAGCTCGACCGCCTCGCCTACAGTCGCCCCGAACGCGAGCACATTCGCGACATCGTCGATCGACTGCGGTCCGACCCGGCGCTACACACCGTCGTCCTGTTCGGACACCTCGAAGCGATGCTCGGCGCCGATCCGGCATCCCCGGTCACCCACGAATTGCGTCGTCTCGTCGAACACCGCACACCGGCACTGAAGCTTGGTCTTTCCCCTACCGCCGGGCCCGACCACGTGCGGGCCGCCGCGCAGGGCAAGCTCGCCTGGGCGCACAGCCAAGCCCTCGTCACCCTCACCGCGGCCGAAGACGCCGCGCTCGTCGCCCTGATCCACACGTACGGACATCTGAGCCGTTGA
- a CDS encoding DUF7373 family lipoprotein: MHPTVSDTDNEPGAVIARPGFNREDLRVRSRTWLRRAGAIACAGAVLAGCGTDTSDGLPVAKSGGDASSASTVDPAALDTGSYPTSPAPEFGRATKDNILDVETQRLAEFVVVPFEVDPNLVTAKMPTMVIRSHENLNSVLSGNAADVAKTHGMLYGYVSTAATSTTAITDPSRSLVQMVLRFENADDASAAAQEMHAGLTTVDTDGTGVETPETIGILPNTLVSTSEYSYSAGPEVSVNAFTAHNNYLLYTWAKAPVDEKEWTAQAVARALDLQGPLIDQFPAQPTLAQNGGEPAELPMIDQDKILLYAIPEEDEQADSGNDMASYGPRGMAHRSINPPLTYRVLTEAGSDHNAVYKTNVYRASDDAGAQMIVEEFGNDLTSQGYVEAPSPQGLPDAVCLSKDTTDGTTDYCLVVNGRYVGEAYGTDDKKDVDQKISAQYLILEQADQNAE, encoded by the coding sequence ATGCATCCAACAGTCAGTGACACCGACAACGAGCCCGGCGCAGTCATTGCGCGGCCGGGCTTCAACCGAGAGGATCTTCGCGTGCGTTCGAGAACATGGCTGAGGCGTGCAGGGGCGATTGCCTGCGCTGGTGCGGTACTGGCCGGATGCGGCACCGACACCAGCGACGGCCTACCCGTCGCGAAGTCTGGGGGAGATGCGAGTTCGGCGAGCACGGTCGACCCGGCTGCACTCGATACCGGGAGCTATCCCACCAGTCCGGCTCCGGAATTCGGTCGTGCCACCAAGGACAACATTCTCGATGTGGAGACCCAACGACTGGCCGAGTTCGTCGTGGTGCCCTTCGAGGTGGACCCGAACTTGGTCACGGCGAAAATGCCCACGATGGTCATCCGCAGCCATGAGAACCTCAACTCGGTCCTCAGCGGAAATGCGGCCGATGTCGCGAAAACCCACGGCATGCTCTACGGGTACGTCTCCACGGCAGCAACCTCGACGACGGCCATCACCGACCCGTCCCGCTCACTCGTGCAGATGGTCCTGCGTTTCGAGAATGCCGACGACGCTTCCGCAGCAGCTCAGGAGATGCACGCCGGGTTGACCACCGTCGATACCGACGGCACCGGCGTCGAGACCCCCGAGACGATCGGCATTCTGCCCAACACCTTGGTCTCGACGTCGGAATACTCCTACAGTGCTGGTCCCGAGGTGTCCGTCAACGCGTTCACCGCGCACAACAACTACCTGCTGTACACGTGGGCCAAAGCGCCTGTCGACGAGAAGGAATGGACGGCTCAGGCCGTGGCCCGCGCGCTCGATCTGCAGGGCCCGCTGATCGACCAGTTCCCGGCGCAACCGACCCTGGCCCAAAACGGGGGCGAGCCCGCCGAACTGCCCATGATCGACCAGGACAAGATCCTTCTCTATGCCATTCCCGAAGAAGACGAGCAGGCAGATTCCGGTAACGACATGGCTTCCTACGGCCCCCGTGGGATGGCACACCGCTCGATCAACCCGCCGTTGACCTACCGCGTCCTCACCGAGGCCGGTTCCGACCACAATGCTGTGTACAAGACGAACGTCTACCGGGCGTCCGACGACGCAGGCGCGCAGATGATCGTCGAGGAATTCGGCAACGACCTCACCTCACAGGGATATGTGGAAGCGCCGTCGCCACAGGGACTTCCCGACGCCGTGTGCCTGAGCAAGGACACCACGGACGGGACGACCGATTACTGCTTGGTCGTCAACGGGCGATACGTCGGCGAAGCGTATGGGACGGACGACAAGAAGGACGTCGACCAGAAGATCAGCGCCCAGTATCTGATCCTCGAGCAGGCCGACCAGAACGCAGAGTAG
- a CDS encoding dynamin family protein: MSDTGAPAAPATDRAAALLETITTKILRPFQYDAVADLAARRASQDLARTVVVVGEVKRGKSFLVNALVGFRDASPVGVDVTTSTTLSFTDTDAGAPGGGAKLIYPDRTESIAHAELEDWVSCEGAHVRDARAVELPTRAVVSVPGNRMGTTTVIDTPGVGGLDPSYAALAADSAARACVVLIVCDASTPLTAPEMEFVSSAGAGVEALIVVVTKTDKNVRRWRPIVEQNTALLREHLGREIPVLAVSSLRAVVAAEMPPGTARDAAEHRSGITALRALIETKLAVAGELPAASGLRAAVGGLNSLADDLAVQIAAINDAARVVPDLNAQLDELKELKEHSQQWEQYLQRDLTLIRQNATAELDRRLDGIREKWTSRINKNGMEVLRKNPQHFTAEMERDFQSAMAESMTVFLEQLYTTIVKPRFDSDVVWEEIYEQVVATLSGRTLDTHSVAGKRQGLLDPSMLTMGVMGSSMLGGIVGLSTVVGVGAVVGIAWVGFNLGFRAMRAGKTNLLTWMRETIAATKTATARTFESTIALARPEIVIRYREHLKTSIAQLQTQVKDAEESARSDAAVREKKRDRLENNLKVVNGNIARAEALIAELTGAGR, translated from the coding sequence GTGAGTGACACAGGAGCGCCTGCTGCCCCGGCGACAGATCGCGCCGCGGCACTACTCGAGACGATCACCACCAAGATTCTGCGCCCGTTCCAGTACGACGCGGTCGCCGACCTCGCCGCTCGTCGCGCGTCACAGGACCTCGCCCGCACTGTCGTTGTCGTCGGAGAAGTCAAGCGCGGCAAGAGTTTCCTCGTCAATGCTCTCGTCGGGTTCCGAGACGCCTCCCCTGTCGGTGTCGACGTGACCACCTCGACCACTCTGTCGTTCACCGACACCGACGCAGGTGCACCGGGCGGGGGCGCGAAGTTGATCTATCCCGACCGCACCGAGTCGATCGCCCACGCCGAGCTGGAGGACTGGGTCTCCTGCGAAGGCGCGCACGTCCGCGATGCCCGAGCGGTGGAGCTGCCGACGCGTGCAGTGGTCTCCGTGCCCGGCAACCGGATGGGGACCACCACGGTCATCGACACCCCCGGTGTCGGCGGCCTGGACCCCTCGTACGCGGCTCTCGCAGCCGACAGTGCAGCGCGCGCCTGCGTGGTGCTCATCGTCTGCGATGCCTCCACCCCGCTCACCGCACCGGAGATGGAGTTCGTCTCCAGTGCCGGCGCCGGTGTCGAGGCACTGATCGTGGTGGTGACCAAGACGGATAAGAACGTGCGTCGATGGAGGCCGATCGTCGAACAGAACACAGCCCTTCTGCGCGAGCACCTCGGTCGTGAAATCCCGGTGCTCGCGGTCTCGAGCCTGCGGGCCGTCGTCGCCGCGGAGATGCCACCGGGCACAGCCCGCGACGCGGCCGAACATCGTTCCGGAATCACTGCGCTTCGCGCGTTGATCGAAACGAAACTCGCTGTCGCCGGAGAGCTTCCAGCGGCCAGCGGACTCCGGGCCGCAGTAGGTGGATTGAACAGTCTCGCTGACGACCTCGCCGTTCAGATCGCGGCGATCAACGATGCGGCCCGGGTGGTACCGGACCTGAACGCACAGCTCGACGAACTGAAAGAGCTCAAAGAACACTCCCAGCAGTGGGAGCAATATCTCCAACGCGATCTGACGCTGATCCGGCAGAACGCCACCGCCGAACTCGACCGACGTCTGGACGGCATCCGCGAGAAGTGGACGAGCAGGATCAACAAGAACGGGATGGAAGTGCTGCGGAAGAACCCACAGCACTTCACCGCCGAAATGGAGAGAGACTTCCAGTCGGCGATGGCCGAGTCGATGACGGTCTTTCTCGAGCAGCTCTACACCACCATCGTGAAACCACGATTCGATTCCGACGTGGTGTGGGAGGAGATCTACGAGCAGGTGGTGGCCACCCTGTCCGGCCGCACGCTCGATACGCACTCCGTCGCCGGCAAACGTCAGGGCCTTCTCGATCCCTCGATGCTGACCATGGGGGTGATGGGATCGTCGATGCTCGGCGGCATCGTCGGACTTTCCACGGTGGTGGGAGTCGGAGCAGTGGTGGGCATCGCCTGGGTGGGGTTCAACCTGGGATTTCGGGCCATGCGTGCCGGAAAGACGAATTTGCTGACCTGGATGCGGGAAACGATTGCGGCGACCAAGACAGCAACCGCCCGCACGTTCGAATCGACCATCGCGCTGGCCCGCCCGGAGATCGTGATTCGCTATCGCGAGCATCTCAAGACCTCGATCGCACAATTGCAGACCCAGGTCAAGGACGCCGAAGAGAGTGCTCGGTCGGATGCTGCCGTTCGGGAGAAGAAGCGCGACCGCCTGGAGAACAATCTGAAAGTGGTCAACGGCAACATCGCCCGCGCGGAAGCACTCATTGCCGAACTCACGGGAGCGGGTCGATGA
- a CDS encoding DNA repair helicase XPB produces MTDGPLIVQSDKTLLLEIDHPLAGEARGAIAPFAELERAPEHVHTYRITPLALWNARAAGHDAEQVVDALVNYSRYAVPQPLLVDIVDTMARYGRLQLVKSPVHGLALISLDRAVLTEVMRHKKIAPMLGEKVDEDTVIVHPSERGHLKQMLLKIGWPAEDLAGYVDGEAHPIELDTEGGKWTLRDYQEMAADSFWAGGSGVVVLPCGAGKTMVGAAAMAKAKATTLILVTNTVAGRQWKRELIARTSLTEEEIGEYSGERKEIRPVTIATYQVITRRTKGEYKHLELFDSRDWGLVIYDEVHLLPAPVFRMTADLQSRRRLGLTATLVREDGREGDVFSLIGPKRYDAPWKDIEAQGWIAPAECIEVRVTLTDAERMAYAVSEPEERYKLCSTAHTKVAVVKSILARHENAPTLVIGAYLDQLDELGEALNAPVIQGSTKNKEREVLFDAFRKGEIQTLVVSKVANFSIDLPEASVAVQVSGTFGSRQEEAQRLGRLLRPKHDGGQAHFYSVVSRDTLDAEYAAHRQRFLAEQGYAYRITDADDMLGPAI; encoded by the coding sequence GTGACCGACGGACCGTTGATCGTCCAGTCCGACAAGACGCTGTTGCTCGAGATCGACCACCCGCTCGCAGGTGAGGCCCGCGGCGCGATCGCCCCGTTCGCGGAGCTCGAACGCGCCCCCGAGCACGTACACACCTACCGCATCACCCCGCTCGCTCTGTGGAACGCGCGTGCCGCCGGTCACGACGCCGAGCAGGTCGTCGACGCCCTCGTGAATTACTCGCGGTACGCGGTTCCGCAGCCATTGTTGGTGGACATCGTGGACACCATGGCCCGGTACGGCCGCCTTCAGCTCGTCAAGAGCCCGGTGCACGGATTGGCGCTGATCAGCCTCGATCGCGCAGTCCTCACCGAGGTCATGCGGCACAAGAAGATCGCACCGATGCTCGGAGAGAAGGTCGACGAGGACACCGTCATCGTTCACCCGAGCGAGCGGGGCCACCTCAAGCAGATGCTCCTCAAGATCGGATGGCCTGCCGAGGATCTCGCCGGATACGTCGACGGGGAGGCCCACCCGATCGAACTCGACACCGAGGGCGGCAAGTGGACCCTGCGTGACTACCAGGAGATGGCAGCCGACTCGTTCTGGGCCGGCGGCTCGGGCGTCGTGGTCCTCCCCTGTGGCGCAGGCAAGACGATGGTCGGCGCTGCAGCGATGGCGAAAGCGAAGGCGACGACACTGATCCTCGTCACCAATACCGTCGCAGGCCGTCAGTGGAAGCGTGAACTCATCGCGCGGACATCGCTCACCGAGGAGGAGATCGGCGAGTATTCGGGCGAGCGGAAAGAAATTCGCCCTGTGACAATCGCCACGTACCAGGTGATCACCCGTCGGACCAAAGGTGAATACAAGCACCTCGAATTGTTCGACTCCCGCGACTGGGGTCTGGTCATCTACGACGAGGTCCATCTCCTCCCGGCGCCGGTGTTTCGCATGACAGCCGATCTGCAGTCTCGTCGGCGCCTCGGTCTCACCGCGACGCTGGTGCGCGAGGACGGCCGCGAGGGCGATGTGTTCTCGCTCATCGGTCCCAAGCGGTACGACGCCCCGTGGAAGGACATCGAGGCGCAGGGTTGGATTGCTCCCGCCGAGTGCATCGAAGTGCGTGTGACGCTGACCGACGCCGAGCGCATGGCCTACGCGGTCTCCGAGCCGGAAGAACGCTACAAGCTCTGTTCGACGGCCCACACCAAGGTCGCGGTCGTGAAGTCGATCCTCGCCAGGCACGAGAACGCACCGACGTTGGTCATCGGCGCCTACCTCGACCAACTCGACGAGCTCGGTGAGGCGCTGAACGCTCCGGTGATCCAAGGTTCGACCAAGAACAAGGAACGCGAAGTGCTGTTCGACGCCTTCCGAAAGGGCGAAATCCAGACTCTCGTGGTGAGCAAGGTCGCCAACTTCTCCATCGACCTTCCGGAAGCATCGGTGGCAGTGCAGGTTTCGGGCACGTTCGGTTCACGCCAGGAGGAAGCCCAACGGCTGGGCCGCCTGCTCCGACCCAAGCACGACGGCGGCCAGGCTCACTTCTATTCCGTCGTTTCACGGGACACCCTCGACGCCGAGTACGCAGCTCACCGACAGCGATTCCTGGCCGAGCAAGGCTATGCCTATCGCATCACCGATGCGGACGACATGCTCGGACCTGCTATCTGA
- a CDS encoding DUF3239 domain-containing protein gives MRPFQFPVDVAHAKSVNETMADVRRLRVSAIVTAVVLIGAAVWFFWLAHPWSYILGAVFVITAATSLWVTVWAPRKVGTVEDLYAKGSLVPAVIAETRARGVTLLALIDIAKPDAESPHYALVTRSIRSLPGHELVEGELVPSISVLSDRSKNTISETWQMVSPMPIAWGTTDHSVIERAIAEITEAEWSLLVANIGLSEKVREADNQQLLVDPHDLPDNLQ, from the coding sequence GTGCGCCCATTCCAGTTTCCTGTCGATGTAGCCCACGCCAAGTCGGTCAACGAGACGATGGCCGATGTTCGCAGGCTTCGTGTCTCGGCGATCGTCACCGCGGTGGTGTTGATCGGTGCTGCCGTCTGGTTCTTCTGGCTCGCGCACCCGTGGTCGTACATTCTGGGCGCGGTATTCGTGATCACTGCCGCGACTTCGCTGTGGGTGACGGTCTGGGCGCCGCGCAAGGTCGGAACGGTCGAAGATCTGTACGCGAAGGGAAGCCTGGTCCCGGCAGTCATCGCCGAGACCAGGGCCCGGGGGGTCACGCTGCTCGCTCTGATCGACATCGCCAAGCCCGACGCCGAGTCGCCTCACTACGCACTCGTGACACGCAGCATCCGGTCTTTGCCCGGACACGAGCTCGTAGAAGGCGAACTCGTTCCGTCCATCTCGGTGCTGTCGGATCGAAGCAAGAACACGATCAGCGAGACCTGGCAGATGGTCTCGCCCATGCCCATCGCCTGGGGAACGACCGATCACTCGGTGATCGAGCGAGCAATCGCCGAGATCACCGAAGCCGAATGGTCATTGTTGGTGGCCAACATCGGCCTGTCGGAGAAGGTGCGTGAGGCCGACAATCAGCAATTACTGGTCGACCCGCACGACCTACCCGACAACCTTCAGTAA